In a genomic window of Roseiflexus castenholzii DSM 13941:
- the aroE gene encoding shikimate dehydrogenase has product MSIALTGVIGDPVSHSLSPFLHHAAFEHLGIAARYERWQTSSAALPARVASLRAPHVLGANVTLPHKIAVVRLLDRLDPLAAQIGAVNTIVRLPDGQLEGCNTDAPATIATLREDAGVDPAGRRVVILGASGAARAAAFALIGARASMLTVINRTLERAEELLADVLASRDDDPYLRALALDDPDVPDAIRAADVIINATSLGWHRDETPLPGYLIPATALVFDMVYQPTRLLREAAQAGASTLDGRGMLVRQAALSFERWTGAPAPLDVMFAAFDQARSMAA; this is encoded by the coding sequence ATGTCCATCGCGTTAACCGGCGTCATCGGCGATCCGGTGAGCCATAGCCTGTCGCCCTTTCTGCACCATGCCGCGTTCGAGCATCTGGGCATTGCGGCGCGCTACGAACGCTGGCAGACGAGCAGCGCAGCACTGCCGGCGCGTGTCGCTTCGTTGCGCGCGCCGCATGTCTTGGGCGCTAACGTAACACTGCCGCACAAGATTGCCGTGGTGCGGCTTCTTGATCGACTCGATCCTCTGGCAGCGCAGATCGGCGCGGTCAACACGATTGTGCGTCTCCCCGATGGACAACTCGAAGGGTGCAACACCGACGCGCCTGCCACCATTGCGACGCTCCGGGAGGATGCCGGTGTTGATCCGGCAGGCAGGCGCGTGGTGATCCTGGGAGCTAGCGGCGCTGCCCGTGCTGCGGCATTTGCGCTGATCGGCGCGCGAGCATCGATGCTGACCGTCATCAATCGCACTTTGGAGCGCGCTGAGGAATTGCTGGCGGATGTGCTCGCCAGCCGCGATGACGACCCGTATCTGCGCGCGCTGGCGCTCGATGACCCGGATGTTCCAGACGCGATTCGCGCAGCGGATGTGATTATCAATGCCACATCGCTCGGCTGGCATCGCGACGAAACCCCGCTGCCGGGCTATCTGATCCCGGCGACGGCGCTGGTGTTCGACATGGTGTATCAGCCGACACGCTTGCTGCGTGAGGCAGCGCAGGCTGGCGCATCGACGCTCGATGGGCGCGGCATGCTGGTGCGACAGGCGGCGTTGTCGTTCGAGCGCTGGACTGGTGCGCCTGCGCCGCTCGAC